One window from the genome of Cryptomeria japonica chromosome 6, Sugi_1.0, whole genome shotgun sequence encodes:
- the LOC131069248 gene encoding serine carboxypeptidase-like 50, whose amino-acid sequence MFYAYYKAIEPALQLSDRPIVLWLEGGPGCSGLIGNLYEIGPWRVAQDLRLHKNSAPWNRVFGLLFLDNPIGSGFSVAPTDQHIPSNQEEIAKDLYSALQAFYDLNPLFKLRPFFATGESYAGKYVPSLAYYMIQQVEKGGSLRIDGAAIGNGLTHPVVQVQSHARVAYAMGLIDSEQKLYLESLQQEAVMLTTQQKWDDARIARSNALNWLQNTAGLANLFDIMRIVPYYSLDNSTDFLSLFVSQLVVKEALNAHPTATWVSCSKAMGVRMGEDIMKSTKWLVESLLLKIPVLLCQGQFDLIDGVVSSQDWMRTLEWNGLADCWRAERKMWRVENLQAGYVRSHSNLTHVVVARAGHLVPADQNLYSRVMIESWVAKSLAPSAMQQ is encoded by the exons AAATAGGTCCCTGGAGAGTTGCTCAAGATCTCCGGCTGCACAAAAATTCGGCCCCATGGAACCGTGTTTTTGGCCTCCTCTTTCTTGACAACCCCATCGGAAGTGGCTTCAGCGTTGCCCCTACCGACCAACATATTCCGAGCAATCAGGAAGAAATCGCCAAGGATTTGTACAGCGCACTGCAAGCATTCTATGATCTCAATCCTCTGTTCAAACTCCGGCCTTTCTTTGCCACGGGCGAGAGCTACGCAGGAAAATACGTGCCCTCGCTAGCGTATTACATGATTCAGCAGGTGGAGAAAGGGGGATCCTTACGAATTGATGGCGCTGCCATCGGCAATGGATTGACGCACCCTGTTGTCCAG GTACAGTCTCATGCGAGGGTGGCTTACGCCATGGGATTGATCGACTCCGAACAGAAGCTTTACCTCGAAAGCTTACAGCAAGAGGCCGTCATGCTGACCACTCAGCAGAAATGGGACGATGCCCGAATTGCAAGAAGTAACGCCCTTAACTGGCTGCAAAACACAGCAGGCCTTGCAAACCTTTTCGACATAATGCGGATAGTTCCCTATTACAGTTTGGATAACAGCACCGACTTCCTCAGTCTCTTCGTTAGCCAGCTCGTTGTAAAAGAGGCTCTCAATGCTCATCCCACCGCCACCTGGGTGAGCTGCAGTAAAGCCATGGGCGTGAGGATGGGAGAGGACATTATGAAGAGCACCAAATGGTTGGTGGAAAGCCTTCTCTTGAAAATCCCGGTTTTGTTGTGTCAGGGGCAGTTCGATCTCATTGACGGCGTTGTGTCCTCACAAGACTGGATGCGTACTCTGGAATGGAATGGCTTGGCTGACTGTTGGCGGGCGGAGAGAAAAATGTGGCGAGTGGAAAACCTGCAGGCTGGATATGTGCGTTCTCATTCAAATCTGACGCATGTTGTTGTAGCGAGAGCAGGGCATCTTGTGCCTGCTGACCAAAATCTCTATTCTCGGGTGATGATTGAGTCGTGGGTAGCTAAATCTCTTGCTCCTTCAGCAATGCAGCAATAG